From the genome of Paraburkholderia sp. BL10I2N1:
GCTGCGGCTTGATCCCACCCCAGACATCTTCGAGAAACTCGACAGCCGCGGCGCAATGTTTTGCTCATGGTCCAAGGCCGAGCGCGAACGCCGTTTCGCTTCCCTATTGTTGAGCTTTGACCCTCTGTACGAGCACTATCCAGTCTTCCCGGACGATCAGCGCGCCCCGCAACCGGTGTTGTCCAGCGAGCTGGAACAATGGAAAGGCGTGAACTGGCCCGATCCGTGTTGGTAATTGGAACACGGCCCTCCAGCGCCATCTTCAGGCATGGCGACCTGACGCAGAAACGGTCATCGCAGCTCGGCCAGTCGGTCACGTCTACAATTCCGCAGGACCTTCAGAGGGCGGTTTAGAGTGCCCAAGCCAATGGACGCAGCGCGTTCACAGTTTGCGTCAGGCCCTGAGCGGCGAGCGTATCGAGATAGTCATCGACAGATTTTGGTGGGTTCTTCATCGATTGACGATGTCGGGAGGCAGCCTGTAGCACCTTGGCAGCGTTGAGGTCGAACAGGTCAAAGATGAAGTCGTCCGGATGCTGCGCCGAGACATTGTACTTTTGCAGTTCCGCGGCAGGAAAATCCTTGCGGTTGAACGTAATAATGAGTTCGGCACCCGCGTGCATAGCCGCGGCCACAACATGCCGATCATCTGGGTCTGGAAGTTTGATCGCAGGGATCAGGTGCTCGAAGTTTTCGACCAGCGCTTCGCGCACGTTCGCATCCATGAGCTGACGCGTGCGCACGATAGCCTCCGGCTTCAAATCCTTGCGGTGTTCGAGTACGTTCCGTGTCCACTCATCGTGGATCATGTTGCTCCATCGAGCGCGGTACATGTCAGTCAGCGCAAGATGCATAAGCAGGTCGCGCAACGGAGCCGGATAGAGAACGCAGGCGTCATAAACTACGGTGAAGTTTGATGCCATCGTTCAATAGCCCATGCCCAGTTCCTGCGCCTGGGCAGTGAGCTCGTCCAGCGCGGCGAGACGCGCGTCGTCAATCCGCTTCTTGTAGTCGATAACATCCTGGTAGCGGACACGCCGGTGCGTATTGACCCGTCGAAAAGGAATGTCACCCTTCTCGAGCAGCTGCACAAAGTAAGGTCGCGACACGTTAAGCAGGTCAGCTGCTTCCTGCGTGGTCAGTTCAGCGTGGATTGGAATGATTGATACGGCGTTGCCCTGTCCAATTTCCGAGAGCACATTGACCAACAGCTTCAAGACCGTCGTCGGAAGCCTGACGCTATGCATCTCGCCGTTTTCATCCCTGAAGTCGAATTGCTGCGATTCGGCGCGACTGGTCAGCGCAACGGCCAGATCACGGCTCGACTCGCGGGCGATCTCGATCTCTGCCGCCGAAGGCAGAGATGCGGGGGTTGCGGATCTGTTCATGGGTTCCTCGCATCTGGCTAAAACAGGGTTGGGCCATTCTAATTCGAAATAAACGAAACGGCAACCAAAATCGAAATATCCGAAAATCCCGAAGCCATCAGAAGCCGGATCGGCGCCCTGCCTTCATTTGAGATAGTTGAAGCGATTCATTCGAGTGAACTATCTAGTTCAAACTGTGCGCGAGACCGCGTCCCGCTTTCTTTGTTCACTCTCCCGGCGCACATAGAACTCCAGCACCTGGAGCTGGCTGCCGGTGCGGCGCATGGCCTGACCGCCCGGGGCAGCTCGGGGCATGCCAAACCAGGGTCCCCGTGATTTTCATGCCGTTTACCGGGGTAGCCGGAGCTAAGTGCGATAAGGCCTAGCGTTCTGACACCGGAATAATCTTCAACCAAATCATCGATTTCCTGTTTGGTTCCGGCAGCCATGTGACGGCCCCGTCGCAGGGCCGGAACGGGCCATTTTGCGGTGATAAGGGCACTTCTCACCGATAGCCTGCCGGTTGTCGCTCGAAAGCCGCTCTTCTAGCGTTAGATTCGTATGCAATCCCCGGCCCGACAGACGCGATGCCCGCTGTCGGAATACGAGCCAGCGACACCGGGCGATCACACGCGCTGATCGTTCAATTTGCCGGAAAGCCCTACTGCATAAGGCTTTGCGGCGGGCAGGCGTGTTTGACGCGCGGCGGCTGCGGCGCTTGCCGAGACGAGAAAAGACAAACAGCAACCATCTGATTTCGAAGAATATTTAAATCGGGCTGGTTCGCAAAGCCTTATCGCGCCTCGCTGCCGCTACCCCGGTAAACGGCATGAAAATCACGGGGACCCCGAATACATCGTCAATCTGATCGTTGAGCGCTCACCGTCGATCGGAAAAATCAGGAATCTGAAGATCCTTTGAAACAAGGACGACCGTCCAGCCCGACGCCTTTGCTGCGCCCGGGTTATGGGTGCCGGGAACAAGCGGTCTCACCAGATCCGCGCGTCGTAGGTCCAGCGGCGAATTTTCATTGCCTTAACGCGCGCGCAGTCTTTATGCAACGGATTGATCAGAACATTGAACTCTTCCGGCACGATTGCGGAAGGAACGAGCAGCAGCGCGCCTGTATTCGCCGTGAGCCATGCGTCACCGTAGTCGAGGCTTGTCTTGCCCCTGGGAATGGCGTCCCACCCGACTGGCGCCGCTGTATGGCCGAGCTTCTGCGCCCGCCGCCAGACCGCATCCGGAATGTCGATGCGCACGAGGTAACGGTTCAGCGGCAGCACACCACCCAGATGCACGAGCGTCTCGAGACAGGCGAGCGACCGGCTCTCCGCGGTGTAGAGAACCGGCTTGCCGGGCCGGTTCCACCGGCCTCCGGTGCGCTTCGCGCCCTCTCCAGTCATGTCGTCTGCGGTGTAATCAGGCGTGTCCGTCGCGATCCGCCAAACGTGGACCGTCATGCGTAAGCCCCGCTCTGCATCTGTGAGATCAGCGTGCCCAACAGTTCCTGTCCCTCGATCGTATCGAGAAAGTCCGCAGGCAGCGCGCCGCCCAGGGCGGAATTGGGGTGCGACAGCCAGTGCTCCAGCCACTCGGCCGCGTCAAATCCTTTCGGCTCGCCAGACTGCTCAACGATCGTCTGCACCTGACCGATCAGCTTGGACAGGCCGACCATGCGCTCGCTCTGTTCAGAAGAGAGTTTGCTGGCCGACTGCGACTTTCGCGCGACCGTTGTGCGCTTCAGGCCCAGCCGCCGGATCAGCTCGTCCTGAGACGTCTTCATCCGTGCAGCCATTTCGCCCACATCGCGCGCGGACACGCCATGCCGGATGACGGATATGCGCTCCATGCCTGACGCCTGGTAGACGCGCGGAAAATCGAAGAGATGAATCGTCGAAACCGCCGCAGCGGGCGCTGCGCGCCGGGCCGGCTTCGCAGCGGCCCGAGAGCCAGCACGGGCCCTGAGTGCCTGCGGCGCCTTGCGTGCGGTGGCTGAGTGCTTTTCCATGGCCGGCATGGCTTCCCTCCTGTTCCATTTGAAACTTTATTTTATCCCAAATGGGCCAAAGATCGATAACCTCGCAGTCCTGCGGCTGAGTGTTGCAAAGTCGTTCCAATTGACCCGCCTGCCGTCAATGACCACATACGGCATGCGGTCGTTGTCGTGCAACTCGACTCGTCCACGGACCGTCGTCCCGGCAACTCGCGGAAAACGCCTTGCGCTGCGTAAGCCTGGGGAGGAATAATGCGCAGTCGCAAGCATCATCTTTTTTTGGCCCCGAGGCCGGCAACGCCACGCCGATGTTCTACAGCGTGCTGGCGACCTGCCGGGCCAACGATGTCAACCCGTACGACTATCTGGCCGACGTGCTCGGGCGGATCAACGACCATCCGATCAACCGGATCTAGGAATTGGCCCACTACAACTGGAAGCCCTCCGGAGCAGCCGGATCAACATCGACCTTGGCCTCGACGTCGTCCTTGCCGGTTGCGCGCTCGGCGACCCGGCACTGAACTGCGCTCGCACATCAACGGAACGAAGCGATGAACAAGGCAAGCACGGGCAAGACCGAACGCAAAATCTCCGAGACGATTCTGGACTTCGGTGAGCCGCTTCTGTCTGAGGCCATTACCGAAGACACGCCGATCGCCGCGGTGCGTGAGATTTACAAGCTCGTGGTGCTTGTCTGGAATGCGCATGTCGCAGCCAGCCCGCGCTGGGGCGATCCCGGCCATCTGCAGCTGCTGCAGAAGATGGCCGCCTCGCCGCAGATGCCATCGCAAGCGCGTGCCTGGATCGGCAAGCTCTCACACCGATGGCGGGAGAAGTTCTCCGACGCCAAATACTGTGTTGGAGAATGGCACGTCAAGATCAAGCATGACGATAC
Proteins encoded in this window:
- a CDS encoding PIN domain-containing protein, which translates into the protein MASNFTVVYDACVLYPAPLRDLLMHLALTDMYRARWSNMIHDEWTRNVLEHRKDLKPEAIVRTRQLMDANVREALVENFEHLIPAIKLPDPDDRHVVAAAMHAGAELIITFNRKDFPAAELQKYNVSAQHPDDFIFDLFDLNAAKVLQAASRHRQSMKNPPKSVDDYLDTLAAQGLTQTVNALRPLAWAL
- a CDS encoding helix-turn-helix domain-containing protein, whose amino-acid sequence is MNRSATPASLPSAAEIEIARESSRDLAVALTSRAESQQFDFRDENGEMHSVRLPTTVLKLLVNVLSEIGQGNAVSIIPIHAELTTQEAADLLNVSRPYFVQLLEKGDIPFRRVNTHRRVRYQDVIDYKKRIDDARLAALDELTAQAQELGMGY
- a CDS encoding RES family NAD+ phosphorylase codes for the protein MTVHVWRIATDTPDYTADDMTGEGAKRTGGRWNRPGKPVLYTAESRSLACLETLVHLGGVLPLNRYLVRIDIPDAVWRRAQKLGHTAAPVGWDAIPRGKTSLDYGDAWLTANTGALLLVPSAIVPEEFNVLINPLHKDCARVKAMKIRRWTYDARIW
- a CDS encoding antitoxin Xre-like helix-turn-helix domain-containing protein: MPAMEKHSATARKAPQALRARAGSRAAAKPARRAAPAAAVSTIHLFDFPRVYQASGMERISVIRHGVSARDVGEMAARMKTSQDELIRRLGLKRTTVARKSQSASKLSSEQSERMVGLSKLIGQVQTIVEQSGEPKGFDAAEWLEHWLSHPNSALGGALPADFLDTIEGQELLGTLISQMQSGAYA
- a CDS encoding transposase domain-containing protein, with the protein product MFYSVLATCRANDVNPYDYLADVLGRINDHPINRI